One window of Manihot esculenta cultivar AM560-2 chromosome 17, M.esculenta_v8, whole genome shotgun sequence genomic DNA carries:
- the LOC110604851 gene encoding BTB/POZ domain-containing protein At3g22104 isoform X2, which yields MNFWFEQMEFGCELEVDVNGDEIFVVDKKFLACYSGRFRKLFGKLTGSARQLKVVFQCFPGGARGFELVARFCYNNGAIEITPSNIVLLSCAACYMEMDSNSSATPNLVDQTEKSLEGINYWTWSELLVALKQCQDLSPASNSSFVLEKVLESLIGRLSLPTVASPFRCSSENFSSQFSSDISSTCSTRNNCSPTTWWFEDLLFLNVILFDKVIRMMVSQKVDHAIISKFLIFYLRSRLPSTGLAEQRQIMEKVISLLLLLDRSCLSCKGLFDVLRVVSSLKILSKCYKLKLELLIGSQLDQATLDHLLVPSPPRKKYMYDVNLVLRLAEAYIRRGWMTPSRLKKVGRLMDSYLMEVAPDFLLKPSTFAALVSVLPDSARESSDRLYQAMDLYLEVHTQLCEEEKMRLCYALNHEKLSAESLQHLGQNSKFPSITSLQVFITQESKHSSSISNCLYYIKRVDEFRICREHKEDPHEPVRPLARKHEHSRETGVHLQQMQCRVAELENACTVLQSQVPNVTEQRFCNSGKFRSLPKLCS from the exons ATGAACTTCTGGTTTGAACAAATGGAATTTGGCTGTGAGCTTGAAGTAGATGTCAATGGCGATGAGATTTTCGTAGTGGACAAG AAATTTCTCGCATGTTACTCAGGAAGATTCAGGAAATTATTTGGTAAATTGACGGGTAGTGCAAGACAACTAAAAGTAGTATTTCAATGCTTCCCTGGAGGTGCCAGAGGTTTCGAGCTTGTTGCCAGGTTTTGCTACAACAATGGCGCAATTGAGATAACTCCCTCAAATATTGTCCTACTGAGCTGTGCTGCTTGTTACATGGAAATGGACAGTAATAGCTCTGCAACACCCAACTTGGTTGACCAAACAGAAAAATCTCTTGAAGGGATTAATTATTGGACTTGGTCTGAACTCCTTGTAGCTCTAAAGCAATGCCAAGATTTATCTCCTGCATCAAATTCTTCATTTGTCCTTGAGAAAGTATTGGAGTCTCTTATAGGAAGGCTCTCTTTGCCTACTGTTGCAAGCCCATTCAGATGTTCCTCGGAGAATTTCAGTTCTCAGTTTTCCTCTGATATAAGCAGCACTTGTAGCACGAGAAACAACTGCTCTCCAACAACTTGGTGGTTTGAAGATCTTTTGTTTTTGAATGTCATTTTATTTGACAAAGTGATAAGGATGATGGTAAGCCAGAAAGTAGACCACGCTATAATTTCTAAGTTCCTCATATTTTACCTGAGATCAAGACTTCCCAGCACTGGACTGGCTGAGCAGCGCCAAATCATGGAGAAGGTGATCAGTCTCCTTTTATTACTTGATAGGAGCTGCCTTTCTTGCAAGGGATTATTTGATGTTCTTCGAGTCGTCTCAAGTTTGAAAATACTAAGCAAATGCTACAAACTCAAGTTGGAGTTGCTGATAGGTTCACAGTTAGATCAAGCAACTTTGGATCATCTGCTAGTTCCATCTCCACCTAGGAAGAAGTATATGTATGATGTCAATTTGGTGTTGAGGCTTGCTGAAGCATATATCCGACGAGGTTGGATGACCCCAAGTCGACTAAAAAAGGTTGGCCGCTTGATGGATTCGTATCTAATGGAAGTAGCACCAGATTTTCTTCTGAAACCTTCCACATTTGCAGCATTAGTATCAGTGCTTCCAGATTCTGCAAGAGAATCTAGTGACAGACTTTACCAAGCCATGGACCTATATCTTGAG GTTCACACACAATTATGTGAAGAGGAAAAGATGAGGTTATGTTATGCACTGAATCATGAGAAACTTTCAGCCGAAAGTTTACAGCACCTGGGTCAAAACTCCAAGTTCCCATCAATTACATCATTACAAGTTTTCATAACTCAAGAATCCAAACACAGCAGCTCAATTAGCAATTGCTTGTACTATATCAAAAGGGTAGATGAATTTCGAATTTGTAGGGAACATAAAGAAGACCCTCATGAGCCAGTCCGTCCTTTAGCAAGAAAGCATGAACATTCAAGAGAAACTGGAGTACATTTGCAGCAAATGCAGTGTAGAGTAGCAGAACTGGAGAATGCTTGCACAGTGTTGCAATCCCAGGTGCCAAATGTAACTGAACAAAGATTTTGTAATTCAGGCAAATTTAGATCCTTGccaaaactctgttcatga
- the LOC110605593 gene encoding (3S,6E)-nerolidol synthase 1, whose product MDLKNIACKISKDHTSNETNTLIGCCCIRDDFESKHEKKLKEFKNMLKEDGENAAVQGLAMVDAIQRLGIEYYFQEEINAILQNHYTIINTHDYDINLPETALCFRLLRQEGYYVPAEVFDSFKDDEGNFKQELSSDIKGLMELYEASQLSIEGVDILDEAGEYSHQLLNSYVTCLGYTQERALVEHTLKHPHHKSLPKLLAKDFISRNFRGANGWMNELQELAKFDFEMTQSQHQQEILQISEWWKGLGLNKELKFARDQPVKWHIWSMTALTDPKFSEQRVDLVKPISFVYMIDDIFDVYGTLDDLTLFTEVVHRWDIAAAAQLPDYMRICLNALNNVINEISFKVYKCHGWNPLLSLRKAWTSLCNAFLVEAKWFASGDVPNADEYLKNGILSSGVHAVLVHLSFLLGQDITKENVELLDSNPGIIYSTAKILRLWDDLGSAKDENQDGHDGSYLECYSKEHQECSVESARKHVIQMILDTWKQLNKECLFQNPFSQTFTKACLNVARMVPWMYSYDENRFPILEEHIGYLLHDSVSM is encoded by the exons ATGGACTTGAAGAATATTGCTTGTAAAATTTCCAAAGATCACACGTCCAATGAAACAAACACTCTTATTGGTTGCTGCTGCATTAGG GATGATTTTGAGAGTAAGCATGAGAAAAAATTGAAGGAATTCAAGAATATGCtgaaagaagatggagaaaatGCTGCAGTTCAAGGTCTGGCAATGGTTGATGCTATCCAACGTCTTGGTATTGAATATTATTTTCAGGAGGAGATCAATGCTATTTTGCAAAACCATTACACGATAATTAACACTCATGATTATGACATTAATCTCCCCGAAACTGCCCTTTGCTTTCGACTCTTAAGACAAGAGGGTTACTATGTGCCTGCAG AAGTGTTCGACAGCTTTAAGGACGACGAAGGGAATTTTAAGCAAGAACTAAGTAGTGACATCAAGGGATTAATGGAGTTATATGAAGCTTCACAGCTTAGTATAGAAGGAGTAGATATACTTGATGAAGCTGGAGAGTACAGTCACCAGCTTCTGAATTCGTACGTTACATGTCTTGGTTATACTCAGGAGAGGGCGTTAGTAGAGCATACATTGAAGCATCCTCACCACAAAAGTCTCCCAAAGTTATTGGCCAAAGACTTCATTAGTAGAAATTTTCGAGGGGCAAATGGGTGGATGAATGAATTGCAAGAACTTGCAAAGTTTGATTTTGAGATGACCCAGTCTCAACACCAGCAAGAAATTCTTCAAATTTCAGA GTGGTGGAAAGGGCTTGGTCTGAACAAAGAGTTGAAGTTTGCAAGAGATCAACCTGTTAAATGGCACATATGGTCAATGACAGCCCTCACAGATCCAAAATTTTCAGAGCAAAGAGTAGACCTTGTAAAACCCATCTCTTTTGTTTACATGATCGACGATATTTTTGATGTTTATGGGACTCTTGACGATCTCACTCTCTTCACAGAAGTTGTTCACAG ATGGGACATTGCTGCCGCTGCACAGCTACCTGACTACATGAGAATATGTTTAAATGCTCTTAATAACGTTATTAATGAAATTAGCTTCAAGGTCTATAAATGTCATGGCTGGAACCCTCTGCTCTCTCTACGAAAAGCG TGGACAAGCTTGTGCAATGCATTCCTAGTAGAAGCGAAATGGTTTGCTTCTGGAGATGTGCCCAATGCTGACGAGTACTTAAAGAATGGGATTTTGAGTTCAGGGGTACATGCTGTTCTAGTTCACCTTTCCTTTCTGTTGGGTCAAGATATAACCAAAGAAAATGTGGAATTGCTTGATTCCAATCCAGGCATAATATATTCTACTGCAAAAATTCTTAGGCTTTGGGATGACTTGGGAAGTGCCAAG GATGAGAATCAGGATGGCCATGATGGATCATACCTGGAATGTTACTCGAAGGAACACCAAGAATGTTCAGTggaaagtgcaagaaagcatgTCATCCAGATGATTTTAGACACATGGAAACAACTCAACAAGGAATGTCTCTTTCAAAATCCATTTTCACAGACATTCACCAAGGCTTGTCTCAATGTAGCAAGAATGGTTCCTTGGATGTATAGTTATGATGAAAACCGTTTCCCGATTCTTGAGGAGCATATCGGCTACCTTCTTCACGATAGTGTCTCCATGTAA
- the LOC110605592 gene encoding pentatricopeptide repeat-containing protein At3g13150, translating into MSSVCRRLQNIFSTHTTATSSVLSTRELKLQKMADKFKKSSESPKFRFCHERYSNIVRRLAAAHKFSLVEDVLEYQKKFEDIRNEQFTIRLITLYGKAGMFDHAHELFDQMPDLNCVRTVRSFNALLSACIGAGKFDKVQSILQDLPPKLGVTLDVVSFNTVIKAYCKMGNLDSAVLVLDEMQSKGVEPDLITFNTLLNVFYGNGKFADGERIWGLMESKNVVPNTRSYNSRLRGLVLNSRVKEAVKLLGEMEGKGCKPDVMSYNAVIKGFCDDGNAEEVKRWYKELRDKNCLPDRVTYVTIVPFLCQKGDFEMALELCTEVINTGLIVGAGLFKPVIDGLVKQSKIEEAKNLVELGKSNKHCHYKLRLPLDK; encoded by the coding sequence ATGTCCTCGGTTTGTCGCCGTCTTCAAAACATATTTAGTACTCACACTACTGCCACGAGTTCCGTCCTGAGCACCCGTGAACTCAAACTTCAGAAAATGGCAGACAAGTTCAAGAAATCTTCCGAGTCCCCTAAGTTTCGTTTCTGCCATGAAAGATACTCAAATATTGTTCGTCGTCTGGCCGCTGCGCACAAGTTTTCCTTGGTAGAAGATGTCCTCGAGTATCAAAAGAAGTTTGAAGATATTAGAAATGAACAATTCACTATCCGCCTCATTACTCTTTATGGTAAGGCTGGCATGTTTGATCACGCTCACGAGTTGTTCGATCAAATGCCTGACTTGAACTGCGTTCGCACTGTCCGCTCCTTTAATGCCCTATTATCAGCGTGTATTGGCGCAGGCAAGTTTGACAAGGTTCAATCGATTCTACAGGATTTGCCGCCTAAGTTAGGCGTAACCCTTGATGTTGTTTCGTTTAATACTGTCATAAAAGCTTACTGTAAGATGGGTAATTTGGATTCTGCTGTTCTTGTGCTTGATGAGATGCAAAGTAAGGGTGTGGAGCCGGATTTAATTACATTTAACACGCTTTTAAATGTGTTTTATGGGAATGGGAAGTTTGCTGATGGAGAGAGGATATGGGGTTTGATGGAAAGCAAGAATGTTGTCCCCAATACACGGAGTTACAATTCGAGGTTACGAGGATTGGTGTTAAACAGCAGAGTAAAGGAAGCAGTTAAATTGTTAGGCGAAATGGAGGGCAAGGGATGTAAACCAGATGTTATGAGTTATAATGCTGTGATTAAAGGATTCTGCGATGATGGGAACGCAGAGGAAGTGAAAAGGTGGTACAAGGAATTGAGAGACAAGAACTGTTTGCCTGATAGGGTGACGTATGTTACAATTGTTCCATTTCTTTGCCAGAAGGGTGATTTTGAAATGGCTCTTGAGTTGTGTACTGAGGTTATCAATACGGGTTTAATTGTTGGAGCGGGCCTGTTTAAGCCTGTAATAGATGGGTTGGTTAAGCAGTCAAAGATTGAAGAAGCAAAGAACCTTGTTGAACTGGGGAAGTCAAACAAGCATTGCCATTATAAACTGCGTTTGCCTTTAGATAAGTAG
- the LOC110604851 gene encoding BTB/POZ domain-containing protein At3g22104 isoform X1 — protein sequence MEMDSNSSATPNLVDQTEKSLEGINYWTWSELLVALKQCQDLSPASNSSFVLEKVLESLIGRLSLPTVASPFRCSSENFSSQFSSDISSTCSTRNNCSPTTWWFEDLLFLNVILFDKVIRMMVSQKVDHAIISKFLIFYLRSRLPSTGLAEQRQIMEKVISLLLLLDRSCLSCKGLFDVLRVVSSLKILSKCYKLKLELLIGSQLDQATLDHLLVPSPPRKKYMYDVNLVLRLAEAYIRRGWMTPSRLKKVGRLMDSYLMEVAPDFLLKPSTFAALVSVLPDSARESSDRLYQAMDLYLEVHTQLCEEEKMRLCYALNHEKLSAESLQHLGQNSKFPSITSLQVFITQESKHSSSISNCLYYIKRVDEFRICREHKEDPHEPVRPLARKHEHSRETGVHLQQMQCRVAELENACTVLQSQVPNVTEQRFCNSGKFRSLPKLCS from the exons ATGGAAATGGACAGTAATAGCTCTGCAACACCCAACTTGGTTGACCAAACAGAAAAATCTCTTGAAGGGATTAATTATTGGACTTGGTCTGAACTCCTTGTAGCTCTAAAGCAATGCCAAGATTTATCTCCTGCATCAAATTCTTCATTTGTCCTTGAGAAAGTATTGGAGTCTCTTATAGGAAGGCTCTCTTTGCCTACTGTTGCAAGCCCATTCAGATGTTCCTCGGAGAATTTCAGTTCTCAGTTTTCCTCTGATATAAGCAGCACTTGTAGCACGAGAAACAACTGCTCTCCAACAACTTGGTGGTTTGAAGATCTTTTGTTTTTGAATGTCATTTTATTTGACAAAGTGATAAGGATGATGGTAAGCCAGAAAGTAGACCACGCTATAATTTCTAAGTTCCTCATATTTTACCTGAGATCAAGACTTCCCAGCACTGGACTGGCTGAGCAGCGCCAAATCATGGAGAAGGTGATCAGTCTCCTTTTATTACTTGATAGGAGCTGCCTTTCTTGCAAGGGATTATTTGATGTTCTTCGAGTCGTCTCAAGTTTGAAAATACTAAGCAAATGCTACAAACTCAAGTTGGAGTTGCTGATAGGTTCACAGTTAGATCAAGCAACTTTGGATCATCTGCTAGTTCCATCTCCACCTAGGAAGAAGTATATGTATGATGTCAATTTGGTGTTGAGGCTTGCTGAAGCATATATCCGACGAGGTTGGATGACCCCAAGTCGACTAAAAAAGGTTGGCCGCTTGATGGATTCGTATCTAATGGAAGTAGCACCAGATTTTCTTCTGAAACCTTCCACATTTGCAGCATTAGTATCAGTGCTTCCAGATTCTGCAAGAGAATCTAGTGACAGACTTTACCAAGCCATGGACCTATATCTTGAG GTTCACACACAATTATGTGAAGAGGAAAAGATGAGGTTATGTTATGCACTGAATCATGAGAAACTTTCAGCCGAAAGTTTACAGCACCTGGGTCAAAACTCCAAGTTCCCATCAATTACATCATTACAAGTTTTCATAACTCAAGAATCCAAACACAGCAGCTCAATTAGCAATTGCTTGTACTATATCAAAAGGGTAGATGAATTTCGAATTTGTAGGGAACATAAAGAAGACCCTCATGAGCCAGTCCGTCCTTTAGCAAGAAAGCATGAACATTCAAGAGAAACTGGAGTACATTTGCAGCAAATGCAGTGTAGAGTAGCAGAACTGGAGAATGCTTGCACAGTGTTGCAATCCCAGGTGCCAAATGTAACTGAACAAAGATTTTGTAATTCAGGCAAATTTAGATCCTTGccaaaactctgttcatga